A single genomic interval of Apis cerana isolate GH-2021 linkage group LG2, AcerK_1.0, whole genome shotgun sequence harbors:
- the LOC108002939 gene encoding uncharacterized protein LOC108002939, whose translation MNGSSLSETTAASSSSSTTLYILSSEIEIRKNSKKNGKRAVCRIWTHYGGAGDYAPPTWCQKDLYLGPSYNELMDGRYAPIPIRFAGASLEDIKTELEDFSPIKIEKVTRSWPTCRCFKEKHKNDVLCDVLFIRDHNRKYYNTSKFYTTCQGCPRNHLQAKILEDRAIEKRSVWYRQETLDEVIAREREKEEEGRSPKKGLTRRISRFGFGVPEKCHSGLVLGPINAEREFTREMSVKQAHNFYALMESGVKVWEGKKKGRCKALYCKHFRRYGICTAPHFHYALGPWSVQPGERCTLQGRRSFSLVTIRRQPIDSELKLPVSRRQLAASISYTALQSGRFGSIGATTKGRIVLFWTPEYWYRPKPASAAYRELRQHLTHLRNFRQEKERPSKRKLFGRRKKYQYEDSIIVPEEKYSFLERIFSGNGSCKKKKKLENQESGTNDQLRRLLRMDFRITIWDINSDILAMQLTLIDRDLFVRIPTEEIEILVFQRSSRNAPNLAAWIAFSHRISCLMASEILAVKKLPMRSRIVARLVNAAKKCYAMGNFHSCRSILAGLQAPPIFRLRKTWNYLRTHHANRYETMERLCKVYKHPCTEMYRQAWAKVETCNSSFMPYVGHLLLRLLDLNNSNDCHDTVVHVHDGIKNANDLCKKVSIGIIRDTTLKSNQSNNLEQKQESRRNIFASILTRMKNKKDEKTIYEEKSDGTWTIKEQDLAWKYFFRWYNAILKRKFRHKEEERLRDMDPRMKRVLDVVTWMVDCQRRAQGYNFPGHSFTKEFLLKTRYREDRENFFISLKLEPSMIT comes from the exons ATGAACGGAAGCTCGTTGTCGGAGACAACCGCTGCAAGTTCATCGAGCAGTACGACCTTGTACATCCTTTCCTCGGAGATCGAGATTCGGAAGAACTCGAAGAAAAATGGGAAACGGGCAGTGTGCAG AATATGGACTCATTACGGAGGCGCCGGTGATTACGCGCCTCCGACATGGTGTCAGAAGGATCTGTATCTCGGGCCATCTTACAACGAGTTGATGGACGGTCGATACGCCCCGATTCCCATAAGATTCGCCGGTGCCAGCCTCGAAGATATAAAGACCGAGCTGGAGGATTTCTCACCGATCAAGATCGAGAAAGTGACTCGTAGCTGGCCTACGTGTCGGTGCTTCAAGGAGAAGCATAAGAACGACGTTCTTTGCGACGTGCTGTTTATCAGAGACCATAATCGGAAATATTACAACACGAGCAAATTCTACACGACCTGTCAGGGTTGCCCCCGTAATCACTTGCAAGCGAAGATCTTGGAGGATAGAGCGATCGAGAAGAGGAGCGTGTGGTACAGGCAGGAAACGTTGGACGAGGTGAtcgcgagagagagggagaaagaggaagaggggagAAGTCCGAAAAAGGGCCTGACGAGGAGGATATCCCGATTCGGGTTCGGAGTGCCGGAGAAATGCCACTCGGGATTGGTTCTCGGCCCGATTAACGCGGAACGCGAGTTCACCAGGGAGATGAGCGTGAAACAGGCGCACAATTTTTACGCTCTGATGGAAAGTGGTGTAAAGGTTTGGGAGGGTAAGAAGAAGGGGCGATGCAAGGCGTTGTACTGCAAGCACTTCAGGAGATACGGTATCTGCACCGCGCCTCATTTTCATTACGCCCTTGGCCCCTGGTCGGTCCAACCGGGCGAACGGTGCACCCTCCAAGGCCGAAGATCCTTCAGCTTGGTCACGATACGTCGACAGCCGATCGACTCCGAATTGAAACTTCCCGTGTCTCGCCGCCAATTGGCGGCCAGTATCTCGTACACCGCTCTGCAATCGGGTAGGTTTGGCTCGATCGGGGCCACCACCAAGGGCCGTATCGTGTTGTTTTGGACGCCGGAATATTGGTACCGACCCAAGCCCGCCTCTGCCGCTTACAG GGAGCTGAGGCAGCACTTGACacatttgagaaattttcgcCAAGAGAAGGAACGACCGTCCAAACGGAAGTTGTTCGGCAGGCGAAAGAAATACCAATACGAAGATTCCATTATTGTCCCCGAGGAGAAGTACAGTTTCCTGGAGAGGATCTTCTCCGGGAACGGATCttgcaagaagaagaagaagctggAAAATCAAGAGAGCGGTACCAATGATCAGTTGAGACGATTATTAAGAATGGATTTCAGAATAACAATTTGGGATATAAACAGTGACATCCTGGCGATGCAGTTGACCCTGATCGATCGCGATCTCTTCGTTCGTATCCCGACGGAGGAAATCGAGATATTGGTATTTCAAAGGAGTTCGAGGAACGCGCCCAACTTGGCGGCGTGGATAGCGTTCAGTCATCGCATATCGTGCCTGATGGCGAGCGAAATTCTGGCCGTGAAAAAATTACCCATGAGAAGTAGGATCGTCGCGAGGCTAGTGAACGCGGCCAAGAAGTGTTACGCCATGGGAAACTTTCATTCGTGTAGATCGATCTTGGCCGGATTGCAGGCGCCACCGATTTTCAGACTGCGAAAAACGTGGAATTACTTGCGCACTCATCATGCCAAtag ATACGAGACCATGGAAAGACTTTGCAAGGTTTACAAACATCCGTGCACCGAGATGTATCGACAAGCATGGGCCAAAGTTGAAACTTGCAACTCGTCCTTTATGCCGTACGTGGGCCACCTTTTGCTCAGACTTTTGGATCTAAATAATTCCAACGATTGTCACGACACCGTTGTCCACGTGCACGACGGgataaaaaatgcaaacgATCTTTGTAAAAAAGTGTCCATCGGTATAATTAGGGATACGACGCTGAAAAGTAATCAGAGCAATAATTTGGAACAGAAGCAGGAGAGTAGGAGGAATATCTTCGCTTCCATTCTAACAagaatgaagaataaaaaggaCGAAAAGACGATTTACGAGGAGAAGTCGGATGGAACGTGGACGATCAAGGAACAGGATTTGGcgtggaaatatttctttcgttggTACAACGCCAttttgaaaaggaaatttcgtcacaaggaagaggagagattAAGGGATATGGATCCGAGGATGAAACGAGTTCTAGACGTCGTCACTTGGATGGTGGATTGTCAGAGACGGGCTCAGGGATACAATTTTCCAGGCCACTCGTTCACgaaggaatttttattgaagacTCGATACAGGGAGGAtcgggaaaatttttttatcagctTGAAACTGGAACCCTCGATGATAACTTGA